DNA from Bradyrhizobium diazoefficiens USDA 110:
TGCCCTTCACGTCGACGTCGTCGAGGGTGCGGAATTTGTTCGCCATGGGATGGCCTCAACCATTTGGACTGTCATTCCGGGGCGCGCTTAGCGCGAACCCTGGTGCGCAGTTGCGCACCTGAGAATCTCGAGATTCCGGGTCTGGTCCTTACGGACCATCCCGGAATGACGAAACCGCTGCGGAGTTAGATCACCTTCGCGATCGCGACCGCGGTGTCGGCCATGCGGTTCGAGAAGCCCCACTCGTTGTCGTACCAGGACATCACGCGCACCAGCGTGCCGTTCTGCACCTTGGTCTGGTCCTCGTGGAAGGTCGAGGAGTGCGGATCGTGGTTGAAGTCGATCGAGACGTTCGGCGCATTGGTGTAGCCGAGGATGCCCTTGAGCTGCTGCTCGGAGGCGCGCTTCATCGCCGCGTTGATTTCCTTCACGTCGGTGGCGCGCTTGGCAATGATCTTGAGGTCGACGACCGAGACGTTCGGGGTCGGCACGCGGATCGCGACGCCGTCGAGCTTGCCCTTCAGTTCCGGCAGCACGAGGCCGATCGCCTTGGCGGCGCCGGTCGAGGTCGGGATCATCGACATCGCCGCCGCGCGGCCGCGATAGAGATCCTTGTGCATGGTGTCGAGCGTCGGCTGGTCGCCGGTATAGGCGTGGATCGTGGTCATGAAGCCGGTCTCGATGCCGACGAGATCGTTCAGGACCTTGGCGACCGGCGCGAGGCAGTTCGTCGTGCAGGAGCCGTTGGAGACGACCAGGTGATCCTTGGTCAGCGTGTCGTGGTTGACGCCGTAGACGATGGTGGCGTCGGCGCCGTCGGCGGGCGCGGAGACCAGCACGCGCTTGGCGCCGGCGGTCAGATGTGCGGAGGCCTTGTCCTTCGAGGTGAAGATGCCGGTGCATTCCAGCGCGATGTCGACGCCGAGATCCTTCCAGGGCAGCTTCGAGGGATCGCGCTCGGCGGTCACCTTGATCTTGCCGCCTCCGAGGCTGATCGAATCACCGTCGACGGTGACGGT
Protein-coding regions in this window:
- the gap gene encoding type I glyceraldehyde-3-phosphate dehydrogenase → MAVRVGINGFGRIGRNVLRAIAESGRKDIEVVGINDLGPVETNAHLLRFDSVHGRFPGTVTVDGDSISLGGGKIKVTAERDPSKLPWKDLGVDIALECTGIFTSKDKASAHLTAGAKRVLVSAPADGADATIVYGVNHDTLTKDHLVVSNGSCTTNCLAPVAKVLNDLVGIETGFMTTIHAYTGDQPTLDTMHKDLYRGRAAAMSMIPTSTGAAKAIGLVLPELKGKLDGVAIRVPTPNVSVVDLKIIAKRATDVKEINAAMKRASEQQLKGILGYTNAPNVSIDFNHDPHSSTFHEDQTKVQNGTLVRVMSWYDNEWGFSNRMADTAVAIAKVI